A genomic segment from Thermoplasmata archaeon encodes:
- a CDS encoding helix-turn-helix domain-containing protein, whose translation MEERTLELQSRKRIFEYLTLNPGVHFRELQRALGMPVGALDYHLKYMVKKEILVAREEEHYTRYYPRDRFDPASKAILSFLRQDLPRGILLFLLRKPGATHGEILASFSVSGPTISYHLKRMVEAGVLVSRREGRETRFEVVEPEKVADLLITYRRSFLDELVESFVAAWVSRR comes from the coding sequence ATGGAGGAACGAACCCTCGAGCTCCAGAGCAGAAAGAGGATATTCGAGTACCTCACCCTCAACCCGGGGGTCCACTTCAGGGAGCTCCAGAGGGCGCTCGGGATGCCGGTTGGGGCGCTGGACTACCACCTGAAATATATGGTGAAGAAGGAAATCCTCGTGGCCAGAGAGGAGGAGCACTACACCCGCTACTACCCGAGGGACAGGTTCGACCCCGCGTCGAAGGCCATCCTGTCGTTCCTCCGGCAGGACCTGCCGCGGGGCATCCTCCTCTTTCTCCTTCGCAAACCGGGCGCGACCCACGGCGAGATTCTGGCCAGCTTCTCCGTCAGCGGCCCCACGATATCCTATCATCTTAAGAGAATGGTCGAGGCGGGGGTGCTGGTCTCGAGGAGGGAGGGGCGCGAGACCCGGTTCGAGGTGGTCGAGCCCGAGAAGGTCGCGGACCTCCTGATAACCTACCGCAGGAGCTTCCTCGACGAGCTCGTCGAGAGCTTCGTGGCGGCCTGGGTCTCGCGCAGATGA